From one Leishmania panamensis strain MHOM/PA/94/PSC-1 chromosome 11 sequence genomic stretch:
- a CDS encoding 3-methylcrotonoyl-CoA carboxylase beta subunit, putative (TriTrypDB/GeneDB-style sysID: LpmP.11.0610) — protein MKSKGIDYTRLYAHHPLDYERSTSQSPNILRFPADVSDPTFQDNMARMQGFVEQLRARVRYVHAGGVVSEEEAAKAGVSVLALEADDRVRKLHVSRGKMLARERIERLIDPGTRFLELSQLAGWDLYWDGREYERCYSGGIVTGVGVVNGVRCVLVANDATVKGGTYYPITVKKHLRAQKIAEQNHLPCIYLVDSGGANLSRQDDVFPDEQHFGRIFFNEAKMSAKSIAQIAVVMGSCTAGGAYVPAMADENIIVARNGTIFLGGPPLVFAATGERVSSEELGGADVHCRISGVADHYATDDLHALYLARRAVANLNLREHNEERNPIDEKPVPPLYDPKELGGFVPDMLSDVVKSFDVRAVIARIVDGSRFDEFKALYGSTLVCGFARIEGMQVGIIANQGILYSESALKGAHFIGLCTQRRVPLLFLQNITGFMVGKKYEEGGIARNGARLVMAVSTAPVPKITVLIGGSYGAGNYGMCGRAFEPRFLFMWPNARISVMGGTQAATVLALTNRNLKNASGAEIAAFQNKVKDKYEREGSCYYSTARLWDDGVIAPEDTRVVVAEALRATRLAPMESK, from the coding sequence ATGAAGAGTAAAGGGATCGACTACACCCGTCTCTACGCACATCACCCCCTGGACTACGAGCGTTCCACTTCGCAGTCCCCCAACATTCTGCGGTTTCCCGCCGACGTGTCTGACCCAACATTCCAGGATAACATGGCGCGCATGCAAGGCTtcgtcgagcagctgcgcgcgcgcgtgcggtACGTGCATGCCGGCGGTGTGgtgtcggaggaggaggctgccaAGGCTGGCGTCTCTGTTTTGGCTCTCGAGGCTGACGACCGCGTCCGCAAGCTGCATGTAAGCCGCGGCAAGATGCTCGCGCGGGAGCGCATCGAACGGCTTATTGACCCCGGCACGCGCTTTCTTGAGCTCTCGCAACTGGCTGGGTGGGACTTGTACTGGGATGGCAGGGAGTACGAGCGGTGCTACAGTGGCGGCATTGTGACGGGCGTCGGCGTCGTGAACGGCGTCCGATGCGTGCTCGTCGCGAACGACGCAACAGTGAAGGGCGGAACGTATTACCCAATCACGGTGAAGAAGCATCTGCGCGCGCAGAAAATTGCGGAGCAGAATCATCTGCCTTGTATCTATCTCGTagacagcggcggtgccaacCTCAGTCGTCAGGACGACGTCTTCCCCGATGAGCAGCACTTTGGTCGCATTTTCTTCAATGAGGCGAAAATGTCCGCCAAGTCCATCGCGCAGAttgcggtggtgatgggaAGCTGCACGGCAGGTGGTGCCTATGTGCCGGCCATGGCAGATGAGAACATAATCGTGGCCCGCAACGGCACCATCTTTCTCGGCGGCCCGCCGCTTGTTTTCGCGGCCACTGGAGAGAGGGTATCGTCGGAGGAGCTCGGTGGCGCAGACGTGCATTGCCGTATTAGCGGTGTGGCGGACCACTACGCGACTGACGACCTGCACGCCTTGTACCTCGCACGCCGCGCCGTGGCGAATTTGAACTTGAGGGAGCACAACGAGGAGCGAAATCCAATCGATGAGAAGccggtgccaccgctgtACGACCCGAAGGAGCTGGGCGGCTTTGTCCCGGATATGCTGTCGGACGTTGTCAAGAGCTTCGATGTGCGGGCCGTCATCGCCCGCATCGTGGACGGCAGCCGCTTCGACGAGTTCAAGGCGCTATACGGCAGTACACTTGTGTGCGGTTTCGCGAGAATTGAGGGTATGCAGGTCGGCATCATCGCCAACCAGGGCATCCTCTACTCGGAGTCTGCCCTGAAGGGGGCGCACTTCATTGGCCTGTGTACGCAGCGcagggtgccgctgctcttcctgcAGAACATCACGGGCTTTATGGTGGGCAAGAAAtacgaggagggaggcatcGCTCGCAACGGTGCCCGACTCGTGATGGCAGTGTCcacggcgccggtgccgaaGATTACGGTACTCATAGGCGGCAGCTACGGCGCCGGTAATTACGGCATGTGCGGTCGCGCCTTTGAGCCGCGCTTTCTCTTCATGTGGCCAAACGCGCGCATTAGCGTGATGGGTGGAACGCAAGCCGCCACAGTGCTTGCCTTGACGAACCGCAACCTGAAGAACGCCTCGGGGGCTGAGATTGCAGCCTTCCAGAACAAGGTCAAGGACAAGtacgagagggaggggtcgTGCTACTACAGCACTGCGCGCCTCTGGGATGACGGTGTGATTGCACCGGAGGACACACGTGTCGTcgtggcagaggcgctgcgcgcgaCGCGACTGGCGCCGATGGAGAGCAAGTAa
- a CDS encoding hypothetical protein (TriTrypDB/GeneDB-style sysID: LpmP.11.0620) translates to MMDLRGAPLSKGISTPSGFVQCSVHNVRRKAECCEMKPVLNADMEVIDYRCVCKPAFTCKSASERQSSDLAGGAVTADARKSARNGESSGSTPLVIDASSTSMTAHSVHHHHQGQLSAAGAADRKAGMGTLFAVSFHAASRSAPDASTFAKTAVVSPKSFPSDREGEAGDNDEGKDDENGEGTRGDGMTISDSDADDVDALDNLPSFTAGAAPATATAAAASLPTAPRGRSRYYDSVQNAGTGGYAPPAKVCWSCGMSGHEKPACPNALCRTCHQKRGPYGLPHRCTPVITPSPFIVCPTPSEWRAATQKTATAVGEPKGMAAVRCVACNEYGHFDCSTVVLPSSYALIASSPPGPAAVPQTATPTCCFCGVRGHTVFGCLQREHVNPDYFERRNQLVADALRCGRGNAAAGVSFNNSGGNLSGSGYSSQQQYQQRSYGSPTGGAQSSFSSLTGYGNNRDGAGGVQRRERGWRDDHGQRGGGNQYSNNRREGGAYHHNSGCVDRDHQRQCYESPSLSRTGGGYASPSLSIPRSRDPFQGGRHGHHEGRSLDKYGGSRHSHSEGEQGGVGSRGHGQRSHYPQQSKHHYHQGSRSGSGYGGDSGHYSGDSLF, encoded by the coding sequence ATGATGGATCTAAGAGGGGCACCTCTCAGCAAGGGAATCTCCACTCCAAGCGGTTTCGTGCAGTGCAGCGTGCACAATGTCCGGCGCAAGGCCGAGTGTTGCGAGATGAAGCCGGTGCTGAACGCGGACATGGAGGTGATCGACTACAGATGCGTCTGCAAGCCGGCCTTCACCTGTAAGTCGGCTAGTGAGCGACAGAGCAGTGATCTagcaggcggtgctgtgaCTGCGGACGCTCGCAAAAGCGCTCGGAATGGTGAGAGCAGCGGTTCAACACCGCTCGTCATAGACGCCAGTAGCACGAGCATGACGGCTCACTCGgtgcaccatcaccatcaaGGGCAGCTCAGTGCCGCCGGGGCAGCAGATAGGAAGGCAGGCATGGGTACTCTCTTCGCCGTGTCTTTTCACGCtgcctcgcgcagcgcaccagACGCGAGCACCTTTGCTAAAACTGCCGTTGTCTCGCCCAAATCCTTTCCAAGCGACAGGGAAGGTGAGGCCGGCGACAACGACGAGGGAAAGGATGACGAGAATGGCGAGGGCACGAGGGGAGACGGGATGACaatcagcgacagcgacgccgaTGACGTAGATGCCCTCGATAACTTACCTTCGTTCACTGCCGGGGCCGCcccagccaccgccaccgccgctgccgcgtcgcTCCCTACCGCTCCGCGAGGACGTTCGCGCTACTACGACTCCGTGCAGAACGCTGGCACCGGCGGCTATGCACCACCAGCCAAGgtgtgctggagctgcggcaTGTCAGGACACGAGAAGCCCGCTTGCCCCAACGCGTTGTGCCGTACCTGCCACCAGAAACGCGGCCCGTACGGGCTACCACACCGATGCACGCCTGTGATCACGCCTTCACCGTTCATTGTGTGCCCAACGCCATCTGAGTGGCGTGCGGCAACTCAGAAGACAGCAACCGCAGTGGGGGAGCCGAAGGGTATGGCAGCCGTGCGCTGTGTGGCCTGCAACGAGTACGGCCACTTCGACTGCTCCACCGTGGTGCTGCCTTCCTCGTACGCCCTGATTGCCTCGTCGCCCCCTGGCCCTGCCGCGGTGCCGCAGACGGCCACCCCCACCTGTTGCTTCTGTGGTGTCCGCGGGCACACCGTCTTCGGTTGCCTGCAGCGTGAGCACGTCAACCCGGACTACTTTGAGCGGCGCAACCAGCTCGTCGCGGACGCCCTGCGCTGTGGCAGAGgcaatgcagcagctggtgtgtCCTTTAACAACAGTGGCGGCAACCTCAGTGGCAGCGGCTACtcctcgcagcagcaatacCAGCAGCGGTCCTACGGAAGTCCCACAGGCGGGGCACAGTCATCGTTCTCCTCGCTCACGGGCTACGGCAACAACCGtgacggtgctggtggtgtcCAGCGCCGTGAGCGAGGCTGGCGCGACGATCACgggcagcgcggcggtggcaaccAGTATAGCAACAACCGCCGTGAGGGTGGCGCGTACCACCACAACTCCGGCTGTGTTGATCGGGATCATCAGCGACAGTGCTACGAGTCTCCGTCGCTCTCTCGTACTGGCGGCGGTTATGCCTCGCCATCGTTATCTATCCCGCGCAGTCGAGACCCTTTTCAAGGAGGTAGGCATGGGCACCACGAGGGGCGATCACTTGACAAGTACGGTGGCAGCCGCCACAGCCACTCAGAGGGCGAGCAGGGCGGTGTTGGGTCACGTGGGCATGGTCAGCGGTCGCATTATCCGCAGCAGTCGAAGCACCATTACCATCAAGGCTCGCGGAGTGGCAGCGGCTATGGTGGAGACAGCGGTCACTACAGCGGTGACAGCCTGTTTTAG